From Calliphora vicina chromosome 3, idCalVici1.1, whole genome shotgun sequence:
gttggaaagttctgcctcacccgctttatagtttaGACCTTGCCCCAatcgactaatatttgtttcgatcgaagcagatcggtctctctgggatacgtttcagTTTGAAAaggagtatccgatattggcttcattcattcttgacctcaaaagatgagcagttattttggctttgaatccatatgttgccagaatgatgggaaaatgtcatagctaataatggccaaaactttgaataaatttattttttacaaatgtttcaaaataaaagctaaacatttttgaaaatcacGTATTTTTATAGAAGaagtttgaagctaaaattgaaccatctaaagacctacgattgaacctaaaatttaaattaaatgaagcTCAAATTTAaccacaaaattatttttaaatgaagctgaaatttaaatatatagagacttaaattgaactacataaataactaaaactaaagctacttacgattgaagctaaaactgaactaaCTAAAtttctacaattgaagctaaaattttaaatacagaaAGATATTCGATTGAAGTGAAAATTGAACTAGAtacagacctacaattgaagctagaattgagcCACGGTTGCAGCTGAAATGGACCcacaaacaattaaaatttaataacataaacacttacgattgaagctaaaactgaatCAATGATAAAAGCTAAAACTTTTAACTAATTAAGGACattcaaatataactaaaattgaactacataataaCATATGACTGAGACCTAAATTGAACTATAAAACGACCTACTACTGaagcaaaaatttaacaacttaAATACCTATCATTcaagctaaatttgaactatataaagagcttagattgaagctaaaacaagTACGAAAATAATACCCTACAGTAAGTAAAtctgcaaaaacatttttcttttaaaatttcaataatttatattcgtgacagATTTTCGGTGgtcggccttatatgggagctatgaccaattatggaccgatcaccatgaaattaggttgtgtgatttatgtctctatggaAGTTTattatgtagaattttgtgagtataccaacatttttaagcgatttatgcacgttaaagtgattttcggaagcgggtcgattgtaacaaaatttggttacatgtattttgtgtatataaatcatatttggagcgcaatttatggagatacatttataaattaaacatttatgaccgataaagtccaatttcgagaggacatttgtatgggggctaggtgaaatcatggaccgatttcagccagtttcaataggcttggtccttgggccgaaaaaataatatgtaccaaatttgatcgaaatatcttaaaaattgcgacctgtactctgcgcacaaggtttatatagACAGACAAccagacagccagacggacggacatcatttaatcgactcagaaagtgattctaagtcgatgggTACAccttaagatgggtgttagactaatatatttggacgttacaaacatctgtacaaacgcattataccctcccaactatagtggtgtagggtataattaaacaaCATTAACACatgtaattaaatataataactgCATGGAGATTCAAACTAAACCAGAACTGCATAAACCCCAATCAAACTTctactattgaaaaattacgatTCAGACCGTAATTAAACTacgtaaagacctacgattggagctaaaatttaacttcataAAGAGCTAAGAGTCAGACCAAAATTAAACTACATAATGACCAACGACtaaatccaaaattttactTCATAAAAGCtacaattcaggccaaaattatacatctgcacaaacgcattataccctccccactatggtggtgtagggtataattaaacaaCATAAACACATGTAATTAAATACAATAACTGTATGGAGATTGAAACTAAAACAGAACTGCATAAACCCCAATCAAACTTctactattgaaaaattacgatTCAGACCGAAATTAAACTAcgtaaagacctaagattggagctaaaatttaactgcaTAAAGACCTGCGGTTGAAGCGTCCAGTTTTGAAGTAAAATTCTACCTagagaaataattttttgtgttcaGACTATTTGATCGAATTCTAATTGTTTTGATCGAATTCTAATTGTTTTCAATCGATTGGCAACCTGTTttccttgtttttaaatttcttaggGCAGAGCTCAATTTGTGAAACAAACAAgtcgaaattgaaaaaaaatcaaaataaataaataatgagtgGAATAGCGAACCCGAGCCTGTAATGTTGAGTAAATCAAATGagaattttctcaaatttttgtaagctgaaataaattttaaataaaaaacagaaatgtttatgttttcaaatgtttttttttatatttttcttatatttttttcttaaatctataaatatttttagttttaatacaatttttttttaatttttccaaaaaaaatgataaaacaatattttttttacaaaatttttctaataaatcttaaacaattttttaagcaaataaaaaatgttaaaatttctaaatttttttttttataaaacaaacttttttccaaaaaaaagcagaataaaaaaactttttttaaaacaaaacttttatacaaaaaaactaacaactttttacaaaataaaagctgagctttatataaaaacttattaaaaaaaccCTTGATGTGTGAGCTGCTAACCATTGAAGCTTTTCCCAGTTGATTAAATATTTCTTGAGCTGCCAGGCAAAGTCGAGATAGCCAAACTAAGCCAAGTGTTAAGCTGAAGAAAATTCACTGCTGTTGAACAAAAAGCCAAGTAGCTGCTGTGTGTTTGATGAAAAACCCCAGTTGAAGAGAAATAAACCCAAAAATCTTAAGATTCATAATTAATTGTTAGTGAATCTAAGCTTGAGCCCATCTGTCCAAGAAGTTCCATTCGATTTGATAGGGTTCTACGGTTTCTTTTTGCACTGAAGTCCAAAAGAAAGTGCCAGCATTGGTGCGAGCAAAGTGTACAGGAACATAAAGATCATCTTTATCGACAAATTCCAATTGGCGGGAACCATCATCATTGATGATAACTATGGCCTCGTCAGATTCACTGTATTGCATTTCCTGCATAAGACGATTTTCCAAATGTTCATTGGCCATATTGTCCATGTCATTGTTGAGCCAGTCGAATTCACATTCTTTTTCCTCGGAGGCAATGTAAGAGCTGCGTTTGGTTTTGGGTGCTTTAGACTTGAAGATACGACCCAAAACTGGCTTGATCAGGTTCTTGAGACGGCGGGAAGGTGATACTTTGGACTTGTAGACGGTGTAAGTTTGATTCTTGTTGGAAGTGTTGTACATGGTGGTGATGTTGTTGGTATTCATGGTgattagaaattccaaaaataaatattgtgtgTGTGTAAAGAAGAGATGTTGTTTGTTTGAATGCTAGTGAGCGAATGATGCTGTATTCCTTAATTCTTGTTCTATTTATACTCTCTCTTCGTGAGAACATAAATTGTGctcttttgtttttcttacaaCCTCAAGCAGCATCTCAGCCAATCAGAGACGAGTTTTAAGGGCAGGTgttgcatttcaaaatttctcaCGTTCATAAGATTCTTAATTTTCCTACTTGCCACAAAAatcttttactttttgttttttgttgttgtttttgaaaaagtaagaaacgtttttgtaaacaataacaatacaaaGAGTAACAGCAGGTATTTTCAGAAGGTGTATGTATAGCTAAGGCACCTTCATTCTGCAGCAAACTCTAGAGCGTGAGAATCTTTTGCCATGGTTTGTTTTCGAAATTACAGAGAACATGTCTTGCAGGATCCTTAAGGGATTTAAATCATTATCTTGCTCAGGTTTTCTTATTATCctggcagcagcaacaacaacctgAAACgcatcatcaccatcatcacGATCATTTGTAAACTAAATTGTTGTGGAAGCGTGGGAATGTTGGAATTTCAAcaaactaaaactatttttaattttagcagaattgttttcttttgtatgctgttgttgttgtgttttcatAGTAAAAACAGAGAACGAAATCCTTGTTTATGTAAATTGATATCCTTGGCCATATGTTATTGTTTGGTTTATCAAGATCCTTGATAAAACTTGTCATGTAAGGTTTCCTATCAGTatgttttagtttagtttaagaAAACAACACATATTgctggttgttgttgttattatttttttctaaagtgaTAAAAAAAggataagaaaaaattttaagggAATCCTGGAGAGAGCCAGCAAAAAAGTGTTAAACCACATTAAAAATAGAAAGTCATGGggagtttttttggaaaacaaaaaaacattcatTCACAGTTTTGCCACCAAATTTTGCTTTAAGTGATTGCAGCCACGATGCTGCTGCTGGCACCAGCATAATGCTGCCAAAGAAGTAAGTCATGCTGCCTTAAAGAAGTAAGTCAAGGCTATACAGGCTTGCTGCTAACCGGCTCAAGTGGCGTTTTATTCAAATCTTCTTAATGAATACTTTTAATACATTTTGGCATTAAATTATTCACGTTTGGAATAGTAGGGTTGTTGCTAAATTAGCATAGCACTGTTTTATTAAACATGCTGGCTTAAATAATCCATTCATGGATACAAAAGGCTGGCTGCAAACCAGCTTTAGAAGCAATTAATTCAAATCTCTTAATAGATTTCACACATGCAGTTTTTTTATCAATTAGATCAGTATTGTGCTGTAATAGCAGCATATGCTGCATTTAGCTTCTTATAAGCATGATGCCTTAATGACATGCTTCTTACTCCATTAAGAAAAATCTCTGCAACTAATTCTAAACTGctgttttgtcataaattttctCACAACAAATAATAGCTTGGATGCTGCTAGATCAGCTGAATGCTGCTTAAAATATAAGTTTACATACCAGCTCCAGTGgtagtttttcaaaatatttttaaaggaagTTTGAAGGCTGTTTCGGCATTAAATTTCTTACACATTTGGCTGCTGCTAAAATCAGCGTAATGCTGCTCTCAAGCATGTGCAGTGGCAAGTGTCTATTTTTCACACATGGAGCAAGTGTAGCAGTGCAACGCGCTAGAGCTAAACAATAGACATATAGTGCTCTccacatttggtttttagaaaagtttaattCCAAAATTCAGTTTCCGATACCGACTTCGAAAACTGAAATTTGGAAAGACACTATTTCCAGAGAAATTTGTCTTTTGGGAAGGCATTCTGTGGCTTTCCAAAAGCCACAGAATAGCGGCTTTTGGAAAGGCACCTATCCTGTGGAAAACTGCCTTTTGGAAAGTCacttttcatatagaaaactacCTTTTGGATagaaaacttttttggaaagacacttttcctatagaaaactgtctttgggAAATACACTTTTTCAATTCGATTCAAGCTAAAATAGAGCTACAGAAGGAtcctcgattgaagctaaaatagagCTACAgaaggatccacgattgaagctaaaattgagctacagaaggatccacgattgaagctaaaatagagCTACAgaaggatccacgattgaagctaaaacttatCAACATaaggacccacgattgaagctacaaATGATCTACATAAGGATTCACAATTGATGCTTAAATTTAGCTACGTAAGGATCCActattgatgctaaaatttagCTACATAAGGACCCACTACTGAAactaaaattgagctacataTGGATCCACgagtgaagctaaaattgaggtACATAAGGATCCACCTGTCCTATGGAAAAGCTATATTGAACTACATAAGGATCCacaattgatgctaaaattgagcaacataaggacccacgattgaagcaaaaattgagCTACATAAGGATCCACAATTCatgctaaaattgagctacatatggatccacgattgaagctatattGAGCTACATAAGGATCCacaattgatgctaaaattgagctacatacggaatcacgattgaagctgaaattgagcTACAaaaggatccacgattgatgctaaaattgagctacataagcacccatgattgaagcaaaaattgagCTTCATAAGGACCCATGACTGAAGGAAATATTGAGCTACATAAGGATTCACAATTGATGCTTAAATTGAGGTACATATGGACCCATGACTGAAGCAAATATTGAGCTACATAAGGATCCACAATTGATGCTTAAATTGAgctatataaagatccacgattggtgCTAAAATTGAGCTATATAAGGATCctggattgaagctaaaaattaaCTACATAAGGATCCacaattgatgctaaaattgagctacataaggatccacgattgatgctaaaattgagctacataaGGATcctcgattaaagctaaaattgagatacataatgacctacgattgaagctaaaatttagctACATAAGGACCCATGACTGAAGCAAGAATTAAGCTACATAAGGACCCATGGCTGAAGCAAATATTGAGCTACATAGGATCCACAATTGATGCTTAAATTGATCTACATAAGGATCCACGATTTatgctaaaa
This genomic window contains:
- the Ocho gene encoding enhancer of split malpha protein, which gives rise to MNTNNITTMYNTSNKNQTYTVYKSKVSPSRRLKNLIKPVLGRIFKSKAPKTKRSSYIASEEKECEFDWLNNDMDNMANEHLENRLMQEMQYSESDEAIVIINDDGSRQLEFVDKDDLYVPVHFARTNAGTFFWTSVQKETVEPYQIEWNFLDRWAQA